Proteins from one Telopea speciosissima isolate NSW1024214 ecotype Mountain lineage chromosome 1, Tspe_v1, whole genome shotgun sequence genomic window:
- the LOC122648700 gene encoding uncharacterized protein LOC122648700, whose translation MALLFPSSSIASLSVGFRYGISVKLYSKTNPRNSSRNSNSLRDKGKIGIRFTGVRVGVCSGTKDGEVVEVSGFENKESISWQFSAPVTKQNREAEEKQNYYVNLGYAIRTLREDLREIFYRELCFDIYRDDIAFKDPLNTFVGKENYKLIFWALRFHGKLLFKALWVDILSMGQPFEGVIMVRWTIQGIPRVPWEIHGRFDGTSEYKLDKNGKIYEHRVDNIAFNSPPKLQVLAIGDLIQSLGCPSTPNPTYFEISSSLLMKSIPFLVVKYYLAFALALTWRFEAES comes from the exons AtggctcttctctttccttcgtCGAGTATTGCTTCTCTTTCCGTTGGCTTCCGGTATGGAATTTCGGTCAAGCTTTACTCTAAAACAAACCCTAGAAACAGTAGTAGAAACTCCAATAGCTTGAGGGACAAAGGGAAGATCGGAATCAGGTTTACCGGAGTTAGAGTTGGGGTCTGTTCGGGCACTAAGGATGGCGAGGTTGTGGAGGTGTCCGGTTTCGAAAACAAAGAAAGTATATCTTGGCAATTCTCGGCTCCAGTAACGAAGCAGAACAGAGAGGCTGAAGAGAAGCAGAATTACTACGTCAATTTGGGATATGCTATTCGGACTTTAAGAGAGGATTTGCGAGAGATCTTTTACCGGGAGCTTTGTTTCGATATTTACAG GGATGATATCGCCTTCAAAGATCCTCTCAACACTTTTGTTGGCAAAGAGAATTACAAATTAATTTTCTGGGCATTACGGTTCCATGGTAAACTATTGTTTAAGGCTTTGTGGGTTGACATCCTGAGTATGGGGCAACCTTTTGAGGGTGTTATAATGGTCCGGTGGACTATCCAGGGCATTCCTCGTGTCCCCTGGGAGATCCATGGCCGTTTTGATGGCACTTCTGAGTATAAGCTTGATAAAAATGGGAAGATCTATGAGCACCGTGTGGATAACATCGCTTTCAACTCCCCTCCAAAACTCCAAGTACTGGCAATAGGAGACCTGATTCAATCCCTTGGATGCCCCTCAACACCAAACCCAACTTATTTTGAGATCTCATCCTCTCTGCTTATGAAATCCATTCCATTTCTTGTGGTGAAGTACTATCTAGCTTTTGCCCTTGCTCTCACTTGGAGATTTGAGgcagaatcttga
- the LOC122648698 gene encoding acyl-lipid (9-3)-desaturase-like — protein MADIRRYISPDELGKHNKRGDLWISIQGKVYDVSDWGKDHPGGEHPLLNLAGQDVTDAFVAYHPGSAWQYLDRFFVGHLKDYQVSEVSKDYRRLVSEFSKLGLFDRKGHITLFTLCVMAVLFFVSVCGVLLSKNVWVHLICGGLMGFLWIQSGWIGHDSGHYQVMARPGINRFVQILAGNCLTGISIAWWKWNHNAHHIACNSLDFDPDLQHIPLFCVSSTFFYSLTSCFYERKLTFDSVARFLVSYQHLTFYPVMCFARINLFAQSISLLISKRRVPKRGQEIAGVLVFWIWFPLLVSCLPNWGERVMFVIASFSVTGIQHVQFCLNHFSADVYLGPPCGNDWFENQTKGTLNISCSSWMDWFHGGLQFQVEHHLFPRLPRCHLRKISPFVKDLCKKHNLPYNIASFWEANEMTIGTLRTAALQARDLTSPVPKNLVWEAVNTHG, from the coding sequence ATGGCTGACATCAGGAGGTACATCTCACCAGATGAGCTCGGAAAACATAACAAACGGGGAGATCTGTGGATCTCGATACAAGGGAAGGTTTACGACGTCTCGGATTGGGGTAAAGATCACCCGGGCGGTGAACATCCGCTTTTAAATCTCGCTGGTCAGGATGTTACCGATGCCTTCGTTGCTTATCATCCTGGCTCTGCTTGGCAATATCTAGATCGGTTCTTTGTTGGTCACTTGAAAGATTATCAGGTTTCTGAGGTCTCCAAGGATTACAGAAGACTTGTTTCGGAGTTCTCTAAACTGGGTTTGTTCGACAGAAAAGGGCATATCACCTTATTTACGCTTTGTGTTATGGCTGTGTTGTTCTTCGTCAGTGTTTGTGGTGTCTTATTGTCTAAGAATGTCTGGGTTCACCTGATTTGTGGTGGGCTGATGGGGTTTCTCTGGATTCAGAGCGGATGGATCGGGCACGATTCTGGGCATTACCAGGTCATGGCGAGGCCTGGTATCAACCGGTTTGTGCAGATCCTTGCAGGAAATTGCCTTACAGGTATCAGCATTGCCTGGTGGAAGTGGAACCATAATGCCCATCACATTGCCTGCAACAGTCTGGATTTTGATCCCGATCTTCAGCACATTCCCCTCTTTTGTGTATCTTCGACCTTCTTTTACTCGCTCACTTCGTGCTTCTATGAGAGGAAGCTGACTTTTGATTCTGTCGCTAGATTTCTGGTGAGTTACCAGCATTTGACTTTCTACCCTGTTATGTGCTTTGCTCGGATTAATCTATTTGCCCAGTCGATATCGTTGTTAATCTCTAAGCGGAGGGTTCCTAAAAGAGGTCAGGAGATTGCCGGGGTCCTGGTTTTCTGGATTTGGTTTCCTCTACTTGTTTCCTGCCTTCCCAATTGGGGGGAGAGGGTGATGTTCGTGATTGCAAGCTTCTCCGTTACTGGAATTCAACATGTTCAGTTTTGCTTGAACCATTTTTCAGCAGACGTCTACTTGGGCCCTCCTTGTGGGAATGACTGGTTTGAGAATCAGACGAAGGGCACGCTCAATATCTCATGTTCATCATGGATGGATTGGTTTCATGGAGGATTGCAGTTTCAGGTTGAGCACCATTTGTTCCCCCGCTTACCTCGGTGTCATCTCAGGAAGATTTCACCCTTTGTGAAAGATCTTTGCAAGAAGCACAATCTGCCTTACAATATTGCTTCATTCTGGGAAGCTAATGAGATGACCATTGGGACTCTTAGGACTGCTGCACTTCAGGCTCGGGACCTCACAAGCCCTGTTCCGAAGAATTTGGTCTGGGAAGCAGTTAACACTCATGGTTGA